The DNA window GCGGGGTGGGTGACGCAGGGCGACATGACCCGCAACTGCTTCACCGTTCCGCAGCTTCCCTACCGCCCCTGATGCGTGGAACAGAGGTTTGGTTGCTCGCTTGTGCTATCGATGTGACAACCGTATTGGAACGATTTGATGCGGCTCGGGTCAGTCAGTTTCCGCCCAGTACAGTCCATTTCTGAAAGCAGGCGGACACAGACCGGTCCGTCGAAGATCTGGGGGTCGGCGTCGGCGTATGCACATCTCTTTCCTGCTCCACAACGCGTACGGCATCGGGGGGACGATCCGCACGACGTTCAACCTCGCCCGGACCCTGGCCGAGCGGCACGACGTCGAGATCGTCTCGGTCTTCCGTCATCGCGACGAGCCGGCGATGGGGGCACCCGCCGGCGTCCGGCTCGACTACCTGGTGGACCTGCGCAAGAAAAGCCACGGATACGACGGCGACGACGAGCGGTTCGCGCTCCCCGCGAAGGTCTTCCCGAGGGGCGACGGCCGGCACAAGCAGTACAGCCGCCTCACCGACGCCCGTCTCGCCACCCATCTGCGGTCCACGGAGGCGGACGTCGTCGTCGGCACCCGCCCGGGCCTCAACGTGCACATCACCCGTCAGACCCGGCGCGGCCCCGTGCGCGTCGGCCAGGAGCACCTCACCCTGGCCGGCCACGGCTACCGGCTGCGCCGCGAACTGAGCCACCGTTACGGAATGCTGGACGCCGTCACGACCGTCACCGAGGCCGACGCGCACGCCTACCGCACCCACCTCAAGCTCCCCGGCGTACGCATCGAGGCCGTGCCCAACAGCGTGCCCGCGCCGCTGGTCGCACCGGCCGACTCCAGCGCCAAGTGGGTCGTCGCGGCCGGCCGGCTCACCAAGGTCAAGCAGTACGACCTGCTCGTCGAAGCCTTCGCGAAGGTCGTCGCCGTCCGCCCCGACTGGCGGCTGCGCATCTACGGCAGCGGCGACGCGAGCGGCAACGAGAAAGACGCCCTGCACGCGCTCATCGCAGAACTCGGGCTCCACAACCACGTCTTCCTGATGGGACCGGCCAACCCCATTGAACCCGAATGGGTCAAAGGCTCGATCGCCGCCGTCACCTCCAGCCACGAGTCCTTCGGCATGACCATCGTCGAGGCGATGCGCTCCGGGCTGCCGGTCGTCTCGACCGACTGCCCGCACGGGCCCCGCGAGATCATCACCGACGGGTCCGACGGACGGCTCGTGCCGGTCGGTGACACCGGCGCGGTCGCCGACGCGCTCCTCGGCCTGATCAACGACGACGACCTGCGGCGCACCATGGGCGCGGCGGCGCTCGAAAGCTCGGCCCGCTTCGACCCGGGGCCCATCGCCGAACGCCATGAGGCGCTGTTCACCGAACTGGTCTCGCGCGGCTCCCACGGGCGCTCCCGCGGCCGGTTCCACGACGCGCTCCACCTCTCCCGGGGAGCGGTGCTCGACGGGGCGTACTCCCTCCGTCACAAGGCCGCCTCCGTGCTCCGGAAAGGGCAGACCGCATGACCAGCACACCGGCCCGCACCGGGCCGCCGCGCGCCGACTGCATCGCGGACTCCGCGGGCGGCGTCACCTTCGACATCGTGGGCGAGGCGTCGCCCGGCGCGGCGCTCGTCCTGCGCCGGCGCGGCGGGAACACGGCCGCGGACACCGTGCGGCTGCCGCTGACCCCCGCCGGGGAGGGCCGGCTGCGGGCGGTGCTGCCCAGCACCGTCGAGCTGGCCGAGGGGCGCTGGGACGTCTTCACCGCTTACGGCGACGAGACGGAGGAACAGCGCGTCGAGCCCGGCATCAGGGACCTGCGTTCGCTCGTCGACCGCGCGCCCGACCCCGGCCGCGCCCGGGTCGCCGTACGCATCCCCTACCCGACCGTCGACGGCCGGCTCGCGGTGCGCAGCTGGCTGCGCTCGCCGCACGCGGAAGCCGGGACCGTCAGCCTCTCGCACGGCGCGATGACGCTGGAGGGGCGGCTGTACGGCGCCGGGCTCGCCGGGGACGCGGTCGCCGAGGCCCGGCTGCGCGGCGCGACGAAGGACGTGCACCGGGAGCCGGTCACGGTCCGGGAGGACGGCACGTTCACCTTCACCCTGGCGTACGAGCCGCTGGCGGAGGGGCGCGGCGACGAGCAGCGGCTGTGGGACCTGTGGCTGTGCCCGGCGGACGCGGAGCCGGGGCAGGCCGACGGGATCCGGGTCGGCCGCATCCTGGACGACGTCTGGGACAAGAAGGGCGTCTTCCGCTATCCGGTGCTGCCGGTCGAGGGCCCGCGGGTCACCCGGCCGACGACGGCGTATCCGTACTTCACCGTCGACAACGACCTCAGCGTGCGGCTCGACACCGCGAAGTAGGCGACCGGCGGGATGGGGAGAGCGGCCGGGGCTCGAGGACAGTTGCTGTCCTCGAGCCCTGGCAGACTCGCCTGCATGTTGGAGACCTCGGCACGTCTGCTGCGCCTGCTCTCGCTGCTCCAGGCCCACCGCGAATGGACGGGCCACGGCCTGGCCGAGCGGCTCGGCGTCACTCCGCGCACCGTGCGCCGCGACGTCGACCGGCTGCGGGAGCTCGGCTACCCCGTCAACGCCAGCCCCGGTACGGGCGGCGGTTACCAGCTCGGCGCGGGCGCCGAACTGCCGCCGCTGCTCCTCGACGACGAGGAGGCCGTCGCGGTCGCGGTCGGCCTGCGCACCGCGGCCGCCCAGGGCATCGAGGGCATCGGCGAGGCGTCCGTACGCGCGCTGGCCAAGCTCGAACAGGTGCTGCCGAACCGGCTGCGCCGCCGGGTCGGCGCGCTCAACGCCTTCACCGTCCCCATGCTGCGCGGCCCCGGTCCGTCCACGGTCGACGCCTCGGTACTGACCGAACTGGCCAACGCCTGCCGCGACAGCGAGCGGGTGCGCTTCGAGTACCGCGACCACGGTGGCAGTTCGTCCCGCCGGACCGTCGAGCCGCACCGCCTGGTGTGCACCGAGCGCCGCTGGTACCTCGTCGCCTGGGACCTGGACCGCTCCGACTGGCGTACGTTCCGCGCGGACCGGATCACCCCCACGCCCCCGCACGGCCCGCGCTTCGTCCCGCGCGAACCCCCGGCCCGTGATCTCGCGGCGTACGTCTCGCAGGGCGTGTCCACCGGGGCGTACGCCGCTACGGCGGTGGTCCGGCTGCTGGTGCCCCTGGAGGAGGCGCGGCAGGCGGTCTCGCCCAGCGCCGGTGTGCTGGAGGCGGTCGACGAGCACAGCTGCCTGCTGCGCACCGGGGCGGCGAGCCTCGACGTGCTGGTCATCCACATCCTGCTGATGGGCTTCCCCTTCGAGGTGGTCGAGCCGCCGGAGCTCACCGACCGGATCAGGGAGGCTCGTGATCTTCTCGCGCGCGCCCTCGGTCAAGGCGACGCGCCGGAGTGCGGATACCCCGGCGGGACCGCGGAGCGTACCTCGCCCGGTGCGGATTCTGTGCGGAAACCGTGAATTCGTTACGGCCCGTCAGTTTTCGCCGGCCGGTGCGGTCGGGAAATTGCGGGGAGCGTCCGGGTGATGCCGGGAATGAATTAGGAACCTGCTATTGCGTGATCATTCCAAGGGCATTCAATTCACCGGCCACAAGCACCCGGATGCCCTTTCGGGTGAAGCGGCTCATCTCAAACGCCTGTCGTGATCCTGTGACACAAGTGTGACCGCTGAGGTATCTGGGGCGATGACACACAGCTCGGGCCCCGTACTTCCCTCCCCGCGCCGAGCGGCCTACGGTGAGCCCCATGGCACCCCTACCGACCCCTTCCGAACAGCCCGACGACACCCCCGAGGCGTACGTCGGCCTCGACGCCGGCCACGCGGAGCGGCTGGCCCGGGAGCGTGGCTGGACCACCGTCAGGTCGCTCCCGCCGGGCTCGATCATCACCATGGAGTTCCTGGAGGGCCGCCTCAACTTCGAGGTCAAGGACGACACGGTCATCCGCTGTTGGAAGGGCTGACCCAGGCCCCGCCTGGAACCCAGCTCCCGCCCGGAACCCCGGTCCCGCCCGGAGCCCGGCCCCGCCCGAACCCGGGAGAACACGACAAGGGCCCCGGCGGCTCCATGGGAGCCGGCCGGGGCCTTCGTCGTGCGCGGGATGGTGCCTGTGCGTACCGTCTCGCGGGTCCGGGCGGGTCCGGGCGGGTCAGCCGCCGGTCACCGGCCGGGGCGAGGTGCCGGGGCGTGCGGCCCCCGTGCGGTCGGCGTGCGGCGGACGGCGGCTGCCGGCCGGGGTGACGGGCGGCCGCTCGGAGCGCGCCGTGTGGGGCCGCTGCGTGAGGTGAACGGCGGTCCTGGTCGCGCCTCCCGCGGCACGGCCGCTGCCCGCGGTCACCGGCTCGCGGGCCGGACTGTCCGCCTGGGCGGCGTTGCGGGCGGTGGGCTGACGCTGAGGGAACAGTGCCGGGGACAGACGGCCGCCGGCCGGTGCGGGACGCGCGGCGCCGAGCCGGCGACGTGTGCGCCAGGACTCGCGTACCGCGAAGACCCACGCTTCGGTGCGGCCGATGAGCGGCTCGAACCAGGGCAGGCTCAGCAGGATGAGCAACCCGGCCGCCCAGCCGAGCAGCACGTCGCTCACCCAGTGGGTGCCCAGGTAGACGGTGGTCGCGCCGACACCCAGGGCGACGACGGCGGAGAGCACCGAAAGCCAGCGCCTGGCCCTGGGCGTGGTGGCCAGGTAGGCCAGGATGCCCCAGGTGACCACAGCGTTGGCGGTGTGACCGGAAGGAAATATATCGCCGCCCGCGAACATCTCGGCCGAGCCGATCTCCGTCGCGTAGTGCGGCCCGCGGCGGCCGAGGCCGAGCTTGACCGCGCCCACCGTCACGTTCAGCAGCAGGAGCGAGGCGCCGAGGGTCAGCAGCGGGCGCAGCGTGTGCTGGCGCCAGGAACGCCAGCCGAGCCAGGCCGCCACCATCACGGCGGTCGGGCCGCGCTGCCCGAGCACGACGAAGTAGTCCAGGAAGGCGTGCAGTTGCGGCCACTGCTCGTACGGCCGGAACAGCATGATCTTCCAGTCGAGGGCGACCAGCCAGGACGTGATCAGCACGGCCCAGACGATGGCCATGTAGAACGCCAGCGTCGAACCGAAGAGGGCCGTACGGGTACGGCTCATCCCGGGGATCTCTATCTTCGGCGGCTCCGGTTCCCGGTCCAGCCGGGCGAAGATTCGGTCAGTACGCACTGAATCGACGTTACAGCGAGTGAACGACAAGCCCGGCCCATCCAGCATCTTTGTGATGACGATGTGATGTGGGGTGCGTCTCACCGGGAGGGTAATTCCAGGCCGTTCGGGAAATCCAGGAGGCCCGCTGCGCAATTCATTCGGAGGCCCGCTCGTAAGAGTGAATGGGTGCCGACGAATTGCGTTCACCGGAACTCAAC is part of the Streptomyces agglomeratus genome and encodes:
- a CDS encoding helix-turn-helix transcriptional regulator; translated protein: MLETSARLLRLLSLLQAHREWTGHGLAERLGVTPRTVRRDVDRLRELGYPVNASPGTGGGYQLGAGAELPPLLLDDEEAVAVAVGLRTAAAQGIEGIGEASVRALAKLEQVLPNRLRRRVGALNAFTVPMLRGPGPSTVDASVLTELANACRDSERVRFEYRDHGGSSSRRTVEPHRLVCTERRWYLVAWDLDRSDWRTFRADRITPTPPHGPRFVPREPPARDLAAYVSQGVSTGAYAATAVVRLLVPLEEARQAVSPSAGVLEAVDEHSCLLRTGAASLDVLVIHILLMGFPFEVVEPPELTDRIREARDLLARALGQGDAPECGYPGGTAERTSPGADSVRKP
- a CDS encoding glycosyltransferase family 4 protein — encoded protein: MHISFLLHNAYGIGGTIRTTFNLARTLAERHDVEIVSVFRHRDEPAMGAPAGVRLDYLVDLRKKSHGYDGDDERFALPAKVFPRGDGRHKQYSRLTDARLATHLRSTEADVVVGTRPGLNVHITRQTRRGPVRVGQEHLTLAGHGYRLRRELSHRYGMLDAVTTVTEADAHAYRTHLKLPGVRIEAVPNSVPAPLVAPADSSAKWVVAAGRLTKVKQYDLLVEAFAKVVAVRPDWRLRIYGSGDASGNEKDALHALIAELGLHNHVFLMGPANPIEPEWVKGSIAAVTSSHESFGMTIVEAMRSGLPVVSTDCPHGPREIITDGSDGRLVPVGDTGAVADALLGLINDDDLRRTMGAAALESSARFDPGPIAERHEALFTELVSRGSHGRSRGRFHDALHLSRGAVLDGAYSLRHKAASVLRKGQTA
- a CDS encoding phosphatase PAP2 family protein; the protein is MRTDRIFARLDREPEPPKIEIPGMSRTRTALFGSTLAFYMAIVWAVLITSWLVALDWKIMLFRPYEQWPQLHAFLDYFVVLGQRGPTAVMVAAWLGWRSWRQHTLRPLLTLGASLLLLNVTVGAVKLGLGRRGPHYATEIGSAEMFAGGDIFPSGHTANAVVTWGILAYLATTPRARRWLSVLSAVVALGVGATTVYLGTHWVSDVLLGWAAGLLILLSLPWFEPLIGRTEAWVFAVRESWRTRRRLGAARPAPAGGRLSPALFPQRQPTARNAAQADSPAREPVTAGSGRAAGGATRTAVHLTQRPHTARSERPPVTPAGSRRPPHADRTGAARPGTSPRPVTGG
- a CDS encoding I78 family peptidase inhibitor, yielding MAPLPTPSEQPDDTPEAYVGLDAGHAERLARERGWTTVRSLPPGSIITMEFLEGRLNFEVKDDTVIRCWKG